Proteins encoded in a region of the Podarcis muralis chromosome 2, rPodMur119.hap1.1, whole genome shotgun sequence genome:
- the LOC144326747 gene encoding olfactory receptor 2B8-like — protein sequence MYREASWEEGNRSYQGEFILLGVADRPRLEMLLFAIILICYVMTLLGNTTIIVVSRLDPHLHTPMYFFLSNLSFLDLCFTTSLGPQMLVSFWRKNKSISYGGCVAEMYISLALGSTECVLLAVMAYDRYAAVCHPLRYTTIMNHSLCFTMAAISWVSGFSNSLVQTVLTFRIPRCGENRIDHFFCEVPAFIKLACGDTSLNEAVLFFASVVILLLPVGLITISYSYIVAAVLRIHSAEGRQKAFNTCASHLIVVSLFYGTAIFSYLQPPSNYSRDRGKLVSLFYTFVTTMLNPLIYTLRNKEVHKALARVMKRIPIAPNFIQQLSLMF from the coding sequence ATGTACAGGGAAGCATCATGGGAAGAAGGCAACCGAAGCTACCAAGGAGAATTCATCTTACTGGGAGTGGCTGACCGCCCACGCTTAGAAATGCTGCTCTTTGCCATTATCCTGATCTGCTACGTGATGACCCTGTTGGGAAACACAACCATCATTGTGGTGTCACGACTGGACCCCCATCTCCACacccccatgtatttcttcctcagCAACCTCTCCTTCCTTGATCTTTGCTTCACCACCAGCCTCGGACCACAGATGCTGGTGAGCTTCTGGAGGAAAAACAAGTCCATCTCCTATGGCGGCTGTGTGGCTGAGATGTACATCTCCCTTGCTTTGGGCTCcacagaatgtgtccttttggctGTCATGGCCTATGACCGATATGCTGCAGTCTGCCATCCGCTGCGCTACACTACCATTATGAACCATTCTTTATGTTTCACAATGGCTGCCATCTCCTGGGTTAGTGGCTTCAGCAATTCACTAGTGCAGACCGTGTTGACATTTAGGATTCCACGATGCGGAGAGAACCGAATAGACCATTTTTTCTGTGAGGTGCCTGCCTTTATCAAATTGGCCTGTGGGGACACCTCACTCAATgaagctgtcctcttttttgccagTGTGGTCATCCTTCTGTTACCAGTGGGCCTGATCACCATCTCTTATTCCTACATTGTGGCAGCTGTGTTAAGGATCCACTCAGCTGAaggcaggcagaaggccttcaacACCTGTGCTTCCCACTTGATCGTGGTGTCACTATTTTATGGGACGGCCATTTTCAGTTACCTCCAGCCCCCGTCCAACTACTCCCGCGACCGGGGCAAATTGGTTTCCCTTTTCTATACATTTGTCACCACCATGCTAAATCCACTAATCTACACCCTGAGGAACAAAGAGGTACACAAAGCTCTTGCAAGGGTAATGAAGAGAATCCCAATAGCTCCTAACTTTATTCAGCAGCTCAGTCTtatgttttaa
- the POLR1H gene encoding DNA-directed RNA polymerase I subunit RPA12, protein MIQGSSCFESELDFCPECGTVLPLPGIQDKVTCPCCSYSIDVRVFEMRIVHTSVTFNSAESTSLKTEDEGSAVKGPLIDRKCPQCGNEGMAYHTRQMRSADEGQTVFYTCVRCKFQEKEDS, encoded by the exons ATGATACAAGGCAGCTCCTGCTTTGAATCAGAACTCGATTTCTGCCCCGAGTGCGGTACTGTCCTGCCTTTGCCGGGGATTCAGGACAAGGTGACATGCCCCTGTTGCTCTTACTCCATTGATGTGCGAG TTTTTGAGATGCGAATTGTGCATACATCCGTCACGTTCAACAGTGCAGAGTCCACCTCTTTGAAGACGGAGGATGAAGGAAGCGCGGTCAAGGGACCATTG ATTGACAGGAAGTGTCCCCAGTGCGGGAACGAGGGCATGGCATACCATACGCGGCAGATGAGGTCTGCGGATGAAGGGCAGACGGTCTTCTACACCTGCGTTCGATGCAA GTTCCAGGAAAAGGAAGATTCTTGA
- the PPP1R11 gene encoding E3 ubiquitin-protein ligase PPP1R11 has protein sequence MAESTAAVGASSTVTETEVTEPENRSLTIKLRKRKPAKKVEWSSDTVDNEHLGRRSSKCCCIYEKPRAFGESSTESEDEDDEGCGNAHCIRGHKKGQHGKGRGKAGDPSPSESSPQKSEPPDQNHAGAMQH, from the exons ATGGCGGAGTCCACGGCCGCCGTGGGAGCCTCTTCGACGGTCACCGAGACGGAGGTGACGGAGCCG GAGAATCGCAGCCTCACCATCAAACTGAGGAAACGGAAACCGGCCAAGAAAGTGGAATGGTCAAGTGACACGGTGGACAATGAGCACTTGGGACGCAGATCTTCCAAAT GCTGCTGCATCTACGAGAAGCCGCGGGCGTTTGGCGAGAGCTCCACAGAGAGCGAAGATGAGGACGACGAAGGTTGCGGCAACGCCCACTGCATCCGGGgccacaagaaaggccagcacgGGAAGGGGCGGGGCAAAGCGGGAGACCCCAGCCCGTCGGAGAGCAGCCCCCAGAAGTCGGAGCCACCTGACCAGAACCACGCCGGGGCGATGCAGCACTGA